In the Sandaracinus amylolyticus genome, CTCGCGTCCTTCGATGCCGCGCGTGAGCACGAGACGGCGCACGCGGAGCTCGCCGTCGTGCTCGCGCTCGTCGCGCGTGGTGGTCGTGGTGATCGGCGGGGGCGGCGTCGGCGCGGCGGGCGCTTCGACGCGCGTCGTGGTCGTCGTCGTGCGCACGACCTGGGTGCGCGGCGCGTGGTCGTCGGCACGCGCGAAGGTGGCGGCCCCGATCGCGACGCCCGCACCACCACACGCCAGCGCCATCACCGTCGCGATCACGATCGTCTTCCTCATCGCATCCTCCTGCCGAGGGCGATGAGCAGCAGGCCTGCCAAACGCGCGTGCCCCGAGAAACACGGGGTTTCTCGGGGCACTCTCGATACGCGTCGTGCTCGTGGGGACACGCGGCGCGCGTCTCGTCGGAGACGATCCACGGCGCGCTCGGCGACGGCCGTTCGAAGCTCAGCCGCGCAGCGCCGTCGCGATCAGCTTCGGCAGCTTCGCCACCGACGGCCGTCCCTCGAAGTCCGTGAGGATCGGCCCGAGCTGGTGCAGCGTCTTGTGATCGGGGAACCACGCCGGCGTCGGGTTGATGCGGAACGGCGCGCGCACGATCGACTTCTGCGGGTGATCGATCAGCAGCGCGTTGTGCACGAAGCCGCGGCCCGAGCGGATGTCCTCGAGGGGATGGCCGGGGTACGCGCCCCACGTGGGCACCACGAGTCCGTAGATGACCCCGGCCCACACGTTCACGCCGATGCCGCCGTAGCGCAGGCCCGCGAGCGCCGCGTCGAGCGAGGCCGCGTTCTCCTTCTGCGTCTTCGGGTCGATCAGCATCATGCAGCTGAGCGTCCCCCAGCACTCGTCGTTCGCGAACTCCGTCATCGCCGCGAGGAAGCCCGACGCGGTCGACTCGTCGAGCGACGTCTCCGCGAGCACGCCGCAGAACGCCTCGTTGCTGAGCGCGTACTCGCTGCCGTCCGGCGCGACGTCGGGGATCACGGTCCACGGCACCACGTCGCGCCCGCGCTCCGAGAGCGGCTTGCTCTGCGGGTACGCGTCGAGGAAGCCCTGATAGCGCTCCTGCGCGCCGGGGTAGTACGCCTTGCGCGGCGGCGTGCGCTCGAGCGCCTCGTGCACGAGGTCGAGGAAGCGCTGGCGCTCGGGCCAGCCCTTCGCGGTCACCACGACCTTGCACGCGTTGCAGTTGAAGCTCGCGTTGTTCGCGACCATCCCCGCGACGTGGCGCGCCTGGAAGCGCAGGTCGTCCTCGCTCCACGCGCCGGGCACCACGAGGCAGGGCGTGACCGCACCGAGCTCGCTGGTGATCGGCTTCTTGAGCTTCGGCGTGCCCGCCTTCTTGTTCCGCTCCTGCTCGGCGCGCGTCGAGCCCCACACGATCGCGTCGTGGGTGCGATCCGATCCCGTCATGTGGATCGTGTCGACCTCGGGGTGGTTGCAGAGGTGCGAGCCGACCTCGGCGCCACCACGCACGACCGCGAAGTAGCCGGCGTCGAGCAGCGGGCGGAACGCCTGCTCCCAGAAGGGCTGCAGGTATGCGTTCACCGGGTTCGTCTTGACGATGCAGACCTCGTCCTCGACGAACAGCTTGTAGAGCGCGTCCATGGGCCCGATCGACGCGACGTTGCCGGCGCCGAGGACGAGCGAGAGCTTGCCGTCGCGCTCGCCCACGCCGCGCTTCTTCTTCGCGCGGTAGATCGCGCCCTGCGTCGCGGCCTTGCCGGGCTCGATCCAGACCTCGGCCGAGAAGCCGGTGAAGAGGAGCCGATCGATGAGGCCCTGGGGGAACACCTTCGCGACGAGCTGACCGTCGGGGCGCGACCACACCTTCGGCAGCGCCGGCTCGCCGTCGGCGTGCATCGCCTCCAGCAGCAGGCGGACGTTGCGGACCGTCGTCATCGGACCGCCGAGCCACTCCTCGCCGGCACGCGGGCTCTGGGGATCGATGCCCTTCGCGTCGCACGCGGCGCGCACCCACTCGTGCGCGATCGCGAGCGTGGAGTCGATGCAGCGATCGAGCAGGCGGGCGCGCTCGCGGAGCGAGACGCGCGGCCACTCGTGCTTGCGCGAGGCGAGACGCGCGACGATGGCGTCGATCTGCGCCATCGGCGTCGAGGAGACGCGCGGCGCGACGGTGGCGAAATCGGGTGACGACATGGGCGGAGATGCTAGCGCAACTGACCCAGGGTCGGCTAGCGACCCGTGATCGTGATGACGGTGCCGCCCTCTTCGTGGGGCTCGACCTCGATCGACCAGTGATGCGCGTCGGCGACCGCGCGCACGATGCGCAGGCCGAGCCCGCGGGCGCGCGCGTTGCCCTCGCCGCGCTCGATCGGGCCGCGCAGGACGCGCTCGATGCGCGCGACGTCGGCGTGCTCTCCGTCGTCGGCGACCGCGATGCGGAAGCCGCCCTGCGGGCGCGCGTCGAGCGTGAGCGCGACGTGCCCTTCGCGTCCTCCGCGGCGCGAAGCGCCGTGGCGGATCGCGTTGTGGACGAGGTTGCTGAGCGCGCGCTCGACGAGGATGTCGTCGCCCTCGATCGTCACCGCGCGCGAGGGCACCGCGTGCTCGAGCACCACACCCTGGGCGCGCGCGAGCGGCGCATGCCTCGCCGCGACGCGCTCGACCAGCGCGCGCAGGTCGACGGCGTGCTTCTCGACGTGGGGCTGTCCGCTCGCGAAGCGCGCCGCGGCCGCCATGTTCGAGACCAGCTGGCCGAGGTACTCGTGCTCGGCGAGCAGCGGCTCGAGGGCGCTCGGCTCGATGCGCTCGCCCGCGCGCACCCGCGCATCGAGCTCGGCGAGGCGGCTCTGGATCACGGTGAGCGGGATCGCGAGATCGTGCGTCGTGGCGTCGACGTACGCGGTGAGGGCGCGATCGCGCTCCTCGAGACGCGCGACGTGATCGCGCACGCGCTGGCTCGCGTCGTCGAGCGCGCGCGCGACCCGACCGATCTCGTCGGTGCCCGCGACGCCGTGCGGGACGGTGAACCCGATTCCGTCGGACGCGCGCACCGCCTTCGCGAGACGACGCAGCCGCGCGAGGGGCGGGCCCAATGCGATCAGCGCGACGACGAGCGCGAGGCCGAGCACCGCCGCCGAGCCCGCGAGATCACGACGCAAGATGCGCTGCCCGAGCGCAGGACGCGCGCCCGGCGTCTCGATCACCAGGACCACGCACGGCCCCTCGTCCCACGGCATGCGCACCGCGAGCGCACCGTCGCGCCGGCGCTCGCCCTCGATCTCGACGATGCCGAGATCGCTCGACTCGAGCGCGTCGCGCACCTCGGGGTCGAGCCGAGGCGCGTGGGGATGCGCGGGCGTGAACGACGCGTCGTACGCCTCGACGCGGCCGTGCTCGATCAGCGGACCGCGGTGGCGACGGCCGTGATGACGGCGCCCGAGCGTGAAGCGCGTGGGGTCCGCCTCGCAGCGCGCGCGCCCTCCCCCGTCCTCCATGCGCGCGACGATCGCCTCGCGCGTCGCCTCGAGAGCAGCCTGCCTCCGCGTGCTCCACGTGCCCCAGAGCACCAGCGCGATCGCGGGCAGCGCGAACACCGCGAACGCGAGCACCACGCGGGTCCGGACGCTCATCGATCGATCTCGAGTCGGTAGCCGATGCCCCACACCGTCGCGATGCGCTTGCCCTCGGCGCCGAGCTTCTTGCGCAGCCGCGAGACGTGCACGTCGAGCGTGCGCTCACCGCCTTCGCGCCCGGGGTCGAGCGCTTCCTCGACGAGCTCGGCGCGCGAGACCGCGTGTCCGGCGCGGCGCGCGAGCGTCGCGAGGACGTCGAGCTCGGCGCGCGTGAGCTCCACCGGCTCTCCGTCGACGCGCACCCGGCGTGCGTCGAGATCCACTTCGATCGCGCCGGCGCGCACCACGGCGTCGCCTTCGCGGCGCATGCCGGGACGACGGAGGCGCGCGCGGATGCGCGCGAGGAGCTCGTCGGGCCAGAACGGCTTGGTCACGTAGTCGTCGGCGCCGAGCGAGAGGCCGCGCACCTTGTCCGCGGTGTGATCGCGCGCGGTCAGCAGGATCACGGGGACCTCGCTGACCGCGCGGTAGCGCTTGAGGATGTCGAGCCCGTAGGCGTTGGGCAGCACGAGATCGAGGAGCACGAGGTCGTACTCCTCGGGGCTCGCCGCGAGCGCGTCGTCGCCGTCCTTCAGCCACGTGGGCGTGAAGCCCGCGCGCTCGAGCTGGCGCACGATCTCGGCGCCGAGCTCGGGATCGTCTTCGACGACGAGGACGCGCCCGCTCATGAGAGGTCAGATACCACGCGGATCGACGCCGCCCTGCTCGCGGCGCTCACGGCGCATCTCGCGACGCGCGTGGTGGTCGGCGCGGAGCTGCTCGGCCCGCGCGCGCTGCTCGGGCGTGAGCACGGCGTCGATGCGCTCGCGGGTGCGCTCCATGATCGCGCGGTGCTGCTCGCGACGCTCGGGCGAGCGAGGCTGGGCGCGCAGCGCTTCGTGCTCGGCGCGCGCCTGGTCGAACGCCTGGCGCACCAGCGCGACCTGGTTCGCGTCGAGGCCGAGGGCCTGCGTCATGTGCTGCAGGCGCCGCTCGGGATCGCGATGGTGACCGCGACGTCCACCGTGGCAGGGGCGCTCTCCGTCGGCGGGCGGCGTGCCCGCGTCCTGCGCGAGCGCGGGCAGCGAGGCCGCGAACATCGGGAGCGAGAGCGCGGCCGCGAGGAGGAACGAGAGGGACTGCTTCTTCACGTGGTCTTCCTTCCTTGTCGGCGCCCCGAGGGGGCTCGGTGGCGACACGATGAGAGATACGGAAGGCACCTTTCGAGATTCTGAAGCTATCCTCGCGGCGCTGTGACGTGGCGAATTGCGTGGGTCCTGGTGGTGCTCCTCGCGGCGTGTGATCGACCGACGGTCGCGAGCACGCCCCTCGAGAGCTGGTGCGTGTCGCTCGAGACGGCGCTGCGCGATCGACACCTGCTGTGCGAGTGCGACGGCGAGCCGCTCTCCGACGAGGCGCTGACCGCGCGCTGCGAGTCGATGAACGCGCAGTCGCTGCAGACGGCGGTCGACGCGGGCGAGGTGCTGTGGAACGGCGCGCTCGCGACGTCGATCATCCGCAGCCTCGACGACTGCGAGCGCGCGCAGCTGCTCGACGATCCGGTGATCGGCGAGGTGCAGGTCGGCGAGCCGTGCCGCGTGTTCACCGACGTCGCGGGCGTGCCCGACGACTGCGAGCTCGGCGCGCGGTGCATGGCGCCGCTCGGCGGCGGCGAGCTGCGCTGCTCCGAGATCCCGACGTGCACGAGCGACGACGACTGTCTCGCGGGGCGCTGCCTCGACGGCGCGTGCGCCACGCCGGTGTGCGAAGCCGAGCCTCGGATCTGACACGACGCTGCGTCCGTTGCCCTCGACCTCGCCGCCGCGTAGCGTCTGCGGCGAAAGGGGGCAGTCGATGGACGTCGTTCATTCCGCGACCGCGAGGGCCGCGACGGCCGAGCCGTACACGTGCGCGAAGTGCGGGTACTCCGGAGTCGGGCACGCGGTCGCGATCGAGAAGGCCACGATGAAGCAGGGCGGGCTCGTCTTCGGCAACGACCGCGCGGGCGAGATGGCGCGCGACGAGGCCGAGGCGCGCGCGTGGTCCGAGGCGATGTCGGACGTCGCGATGGCCCCATGCCCACGCTGCGGCGCGACCGATGCCGCCGCGTGGCGGAGTTGGATCACGAGGCCCGCGTACCTGCTGAACCTCGCGATCGCGATCGTCACGTTCCTGGCGGGCGGGCTCGCGTGCAGTGCCGTGCTCACGGCCGCGAACCTGCTGAGCGTGGTCTGCGCAGGCGTGATCGGTCTGGGGTTCATCGTCGCCGGCCCGCTGCTCGTGGTCTTGCCGCTCGTGGGCAAGCGCACGTCGACGCGCCGCGTGCGGTTCGAGCCGCCGCGCTGAGCCGGGTCGCGATTCAGTCGAACGTCGCGCGCCAGGTCGGGTGCGCGGCGAGCAGCTCGAGCGCGCGTGTCAGCAGCGTCTTGCCCGGCTCGATCTTCGGCCACGCCGAGAGCCCGCTGGGGTGCGGCAGCGGGATCACGTCGACCTCGCGGTCGTGGAAGCGGGCGCGCGTGCTCGTGCCGACGACGTCCTCGAGCTTCTCGAAGGGGCCGAGCACCTCGGCGATCGCGAGGCGTCCGATCGGGATCACGAGCTCGGGCCGGAGCAGCGCGATCTCGCGCGCGATGAAGGGACGACAGCGCTCGATCTCGTCGGTGCTCGGGAGTCGATCGCCCTTGCTGCCCGACTTGCCCTTGCCCGGGAAGCAGCGCGCGACCGCGGCCATGTAGACGCGCTCGCGATAACGCGCCTCGTCGACGCCGATTCGCTCGGTCCACGAGAAGAGCGTCCTGCCCGCGGTGTGCGCGAAGGGCCGGCCCTTGCTCGCCTCGTGCGGCCCGGGCGCCTGACCGAGCGCGTAGATGCGCGACGTCATCGCGGGGCCGATCACCGAGGGACCGACCACGCCGTCGCAGCGGCGGCACGCGATCACCTCGTCGCGATGCACGCGCAGCTGGCGCAGGACGCGCGCGCTCACTGGGGCTCGGAGGCGACCTCGGCCTCCATCGCCGCGATCTCCGCGGCGACGCTGGGATCGATCGCGGGAGGCGCGCTCGGCGTCGCGAAGAGCTCGGTCTGCACCGGCTCGAGCCCGAGCGCGCGGCGCACCGGACCGAACGAGCGACGGTGGATCGGACACACGCCGAGCTTCGTGATCGCGTCGGTGTGCTCGGCGACCGGATAGCCCTTGTGCTTGGCGAACCCGTAGCCGGGATAGGTGCGATCGAGCTCGTCCATCATCCCGTCGCGCGTCGTCTTCGCGACGATGCTCGCGGCCGCGATCGACACGCTCAGCGCGTCCCCGTGGATGATCGCGCGCTGCGGGATCGCGAGCTCCTTGAGCTTGCGCGCATCGATCAGCAGGTGCTGCGGCACGGTCGCGAGCGCCTCGACGGCGCGACGCATCGCGAGCAGCCCCGCGCGATAGATGTTCACGCGATCGATCTCGTCGGGCGGCACGATGCCGACCGCCCACGCGATCGCGCGCGCCTTGATCTCGATCACCAGCTCGGAGCGCGCCTTCGCATCGAGCTTCTTCGAGTCGTCGACGCCGACGAGCTTGAACCCGACCGGCAGGATCACTGCGCCCGCGACGACCGGCCCGGCGAGCGGGCTCATCCCCGCCTCGTCGACGCCCGCGACGAGCTGCACGCCGGACTCCCAGAGCTCGTTCTCGAAGCGCGAGAGATGCCGCAGCCGCTGCCCCTCGGCGCGGTTCGCGCGCCGTCGCTTCTCGATCGCGGCGAGCAGCGACTTCGCGCCGGGCCGCTCGTCGGCGCGCAGCGCGTTCTCGATCTCCTGCGGCAGCGGCCGCGCCTCGTCGACGTAGCGCTTGCGCAGCTCGGACAGCGTGAGCTTCTTCGGCTCCGACATCGGCCGGACAGGCTACCTCAGGCGACGACCGCGAGCTTCCGCGGATCGCTCGAGCGGCGCACCAATCGCATCCGGTGATCCACGCCGACCATCTCGCCGGGCTCGAGCGCGCACCAGACGTTCTCGCCGTGCAGCGGCTCGCTCGAGAGCACGAGGTGGTTGATCGCGCCGGTCGTCGTCGGCGCTTCGCAGTGCGGCGCGAGGAACGAGCACGACTCGCGATCGGCGCAGCGCTTCTTGTGCGTCGAGAAGTGCAGCTCCTTGCCGCCCTGGTGCGCGACCATCGTCGTGCCGTCGGTGAGGATCACCGTGAGCAGGTTCGGCTTCGCGTCCGCGTCCTGCTGCGCGATGCGATCGACGTCGCGCATCGTCGCTGCGACTGCCGCCATCACGTCGTCGACGTCGCGCGGCGACGAGAGCGGCCCGAGCGCCTCGAGGCGCGTCAGCACCATGAAGAAGATCACTTCGCTGTCGGTCTCGCCGAGCACGAAGCGCCGCAGCCGCGGCGACACTTCCGCGAGGAGCGCATCGCGATCCCGCGCGAACGTCGGCACGTCGCCGTTGTGCGCGAACGTCCAGCGCCCGTACTGGAAGGGATGGCAGTTGAGCACCGTGTGCCCGCCCTGCGTCGCCTTGCGCACGTGCGCGAGCACGGTCTCGCTCGAGACCACGCCGCTCACGCGCTGGAAGAGCGCACACCCGAGCGCGTGCGTCGGACTGCGCGTGACGTGCGGCGCGCCGTCGACGTAGTACGCGACGCCCCAGCCGTCCGGGTGCCGCTCACTCTGTCGTCCGAGCGCGTTGTCCGCGGCGACCAGCGAGCGATGCATCTGCGAGGGGATCACCGAGCGGAACCCGAAGAGACGGCACATTCGGGGCTCAAACCTACGGCCGCGACGCACACCTCGGCAAACGCTCGCGCGCCGTCGCGTTAGAATCGCCGTGCTTTGCGGTCCTCCACGACTCCATTTCTCGCGCTCGCGCTCGTCCTCCTCGCGTGCGAGCCCGACGGCGACACGCCCGACCTGCTCCCGGTGCTCCCGGTCGACGCACGGGTGAGCGAGACGCTCGCGATCGAGCTCCCGGTGCGCAACGACGCGGGTCGCGAGCTGCGCTATCGCGTGTCGATCGAGGGCCCGCCGCTCGCTGCGTTCGAGAGCGTCACGTCGCTCTCGGGATCGCCCGGGCGCGGCGAGTTCCGGTGGACGCCGCTCGCGAGCCACGTGGGACGTCACGAGCTGCTCTTCGAGATCACGTCGCCCTCGGGCGAGCGCTACGACGGCGAGCGCGTCGTCGTGAACGTCGTGCCCTCGGAGGACTCGGCGCCGGTGTTCCTGCGCCCGGGCGCGGGCGGCACCCACGACCTGATGCGCGACCCCTGCGTGCGCTTCGACGTCGAGATCCGCGACGACGACACGCCGGCCGTCGAGATCCGCGAGCGCGCGCCGCTGCCGGAGGGTGCGCTGATCGTGAACGAGGGCGCGAAGAGCGCGCGCTTCGAGTGGTGCCCGACCGGCGATCAGATCGCGGCGAGCGAGCGCTGGACGATCGAGCTCGAGGCCGACGACGGAGATCACCCGCCGGTGCCGCACGACTACGTCGTGGTGCTGCGCACCGGGCCCACGACCGGCTGCCCCGGCGCGGCACCTTCGATCACGCTGGTCACGCCGCTCGAGGGCGAGCGCGTCACGAGCTCGAGCGGATACGAGGTGCGCATCCGCGTGACCGACGACGTGGGCCTGCGCGACGCGCCGCTGCTCTACTGGTCGCGCACCGCGCCCGACGATCGTGCGAGCCCCGACGTGACGGCGTTCGAGCAGGTCGTGTTCGATCCGAACGAGGGCGGCGAGTGGCGCGCGCGCATTCCTTCGCTCGGGCTCGCCGAGGGCGCGGACGCCGAGGTCTTCTATCTCGCGACCGCGACCGACAACGACGATGCGACGGGGACGGCGTGCGATCACCGCACCGACTCGTCGGTCGTCGCGTTCTTCGCGGTCGGCGGCGCGAGCACCGGCGGCGATCTCGGGCAGTGCTCGCCGTGCGCGCGATCGACCGAGTGCGCGAGCGGGATCTGCGTCGCGGCGGCGGGCGGCGCGCGCTGCCTGACGTCGTGCGCCGTGAGCGCGTGCACCGTCGGGACCTGCGGCGACGCGATCACGATCGAGGGCGCGACCCGCCGTGCGTGCGGCGACGTCGCGGCGGTGTGCGGCGGCAGCACCGGGTGCACCGACGACGCGCTCGAGCCCAACGACACGCTCGAGACGCCGACGCTCGCGTCGATGACGAGCTACGCCGATCTGCAGATCTGCGGCGGGAATTCCGACTTCTTCCGCATCGACGGCGCGTTCCGAGATCTCGTCACGGTGACGATCGACGGATTCGATCACGACGCGGGCGATCTCGATCTGCGCCTGCTCTCGCCGAGCGGGACCATCGTCGCGTCGAGCGCGAGCACGATGGATCGCGAGAGCGCGAGCTTCTGCCTCGGCGACACCGGCCGCGTCTTCGCGCAGGTGCTCGGCTACATGAACGCGCAGAACGCGTACGACCTTTCCATCACGCGCGCTCCGCTCGCGTGCTGCAGCGACGACACGTTCGAGCCCGACGACACGCGCGCCACCGCACGGCGGCTCACGACGCGCGACTTCGAAGGCACGATCTGCCCCGACGACGACGACTACGTCGCGTTCACCGTGACCGGCGCGAGCGCAGCGCACGTCGAGATCCTCTTCGACGCGGCGATCGGCGATCTCGACCTCGAGCTGCAGGGCCCCGACGGCGCCCGGATCGCGATCTCCGAGGGCACCGGCGACAGCGAGGTGATCGACGCGAGCCTGCCCGCAGCGGGCACCTACTACGTGCGCGTGCACGGCTTCTCGACCGCGGCGAACACCTACGTCGGCGAGGTGACGACCACGCCGATCACGACGTGCACCACGACCCGCGCGTGCGCATCGGGCGAGGTCTGCGACGCGGGCACGTGCCGCAGCGACGCGTGCGCCTCCGACGCGATGTGCCCGTCGTCGCACCTGTGCCCGGTGTACGGCCCGGGCAGCGCCGCGCGTCACTGCGGCGCGACGTGCACCGTGAACTCCGACTGCCGCTCGACCGAAGCGTGCAAGTGGTTCGCGGAAGGACGCGCGTGCGGCGTGCGCGGCGCCGGCGCGAACGGCGCGGCGTGCGCCGATGCGACGGCGTGTGGCGGACAGCGCGCGTGCCTCGCGTGGCCGGGCGGGTACTGCGCGCGCGCCGGGTGCCGCACGAACGCGGACTGCGAGAGCGGCACGTTCTGCGTGACGACGAGCGGCGTGAGCGCGTGCGTGCTCGAGTGCGAGAGCGACGTGGAGCGCTGTCGCGACGCCGAGGGCTACGCGTGCGACTTCGTGGACGACGTGGGCGGCACGCTCCACCTCGCGTGCGTGCCGGCATCGTGATGCGCGCGTCGATCGTCATGCTCGCGCTCTTCGTCGTCGCGTGCGGCGATCCCGATCCGGTGCGTCCGCCCGACGTGCCCGCGCCGCGCATCACGCTCGTCGAGGCGCCCGAGCCCGTCCTCGCAGGCACCGTGCTGCGCGTCGCGGGCGTCGCGCTCGACGCGGTGGGCCGCGATCCCGTGCTCGAGGTCGCGACCGGCGGAACGACCTTCGACCTGCCCAGCGTCCCGCACGACGAGGACGACGCGTTCCTCTTCGAGGTGCCGCGCACGCTCGTCGATGCGCTCGGCGAGGGCTTCGTCGACGTGACGCTCACCGTCGAGGGCGCGGACGATCGCAGCGAGCCCTTCGAGGACACGTGGGAGCTCGCGCGCGATCTGCCGCTCTCGCTCGATGCGCCGCCGAGCGGCGACGTGCACCGCAACGACGTCGTCGTGCTGCGCGGCGCGGGGTTCGTGTCGGCGACCGAGGGCGAGTCGTTCGCGCACTTCGAGGGCACGTTCACGCGCGAGCTCGGAGGCGCGACGAGCGCGGTCGATGCACGCCTTCCCATCGCGCTCGCCGAGCGCACCGCGCGCGATCGCGCGATCGTGGTGCTCACGACGGACCTCGGCGGCGTGTGGCCCGGCACGTTCGAGGGCACGATGCGCCTCGAGTCGACGCTCGCGGGCGGTCGGGCGCGCGACACCGCGCCGGTCGCGACCACACTGCGCTTCGGCGGGCCCGAGCTCTTCTCCGTCGAGCCCCGAATGGCGTCGCTCGGCGCGCTCCTGCGGGTGCGCGGCGCGGGATTCCTCGGCGGTCGTGATCGCCCGAGCGAGACCTCGCTGATCCGACTCGAGGGCACGTTCACGCCGCAGGGCGGCACTGCACGGGCGCTCGATCCGATCGAGCTCGTGCCGCGCTTCGTCTCGGGCGCAGAGGTGCGGCTCGTCATCGAGACCGAGGTGCGCGAGGACGCGGTGGTCGCCGCGCTCTTCGGCGCCGCGCGCGGCGAGTTCGCCGGCACTGCGACCCCGATCGTGATCGCGGGGACCGACGAGATCGAAGGCGCTGCCGTGCCCTTCTCGTTCGTGCTCGGGCCGATCCGGCAGATCGTCCACCTGCGGTTCCTGCCCGGCTTCTACTCGAGCCTCGAGCGCTTCGGGCTCGGCGCCGCCGCGGGCGCCATCGAGGAGGCGATCGTCGCGCGCATCGAGGAGATCTACGCGAGCTGGTCGCTCGAGGTGCGGCTCGAGGAGCCCGACGACTTCGATCCCACCGCGTTCGCCGTCGTCGAGATCGGCGGGCCCGATCCCAACGGAAACGGGCTCTTCGGCTACGACAATTCGCCCGGGAAGGACATCGGCAACCTGCGCCTCTTCGATCGCATCGGCGGCGCGAACGCCGAGACGCAGATGGACGGATATCCCGGCTACGGCGGCGTCTTCGTCGAGTCGCTGCTGTGGTGGTCGTCGCATCCCGATCTGCCCGGCGAGCGACCGCCGAGCTCGCCCGATCCCGAGCCGCTCTTCGACGAGCTCTTCGATGCGGTGCGTCGCGCCCCCGCGACGCTCGCCGAGGTGCGCGGCGAAGGGGATGCGACGCGCGTCGCAGCGGTGCAGCGAGCGCTCTCCGCGCTCGCGTCGATCATCGGCGAGACGACCGCGCACGAGCTCGGCCACAGCCTCGGCATGGCCCAGCCCTACGGCGCCGCGACCGCGTTCCACAACGAGACCGACGGCGATGGTTGCCTCATGGATCGCGGCGGCGATCGCCCGCTCGGCGAGCGCGCACGGCAGAGCGGGTTCGCGCGCTCGACCTTCTGCGGCGACGAGCTGACGTACCTCGACGAGATCCTCGCTCGCTGAGCGCCGGCGCGATGGCACGCTTCGCGCTTCGTGACGCGGCGTGTCCGCCCGCCCACTCCGCGCCCGCCCGCCCGCTTCCCGGCCCGGCATCGCCCGCCGCGTCCCCTTCGCGCCGACCACCCACACGGTCGTGGCGCTCGGTGATCTCGGGACGTTGCTGCCGCACCTCGGCAGTTGGTCCGAGACCGTGCACGTCGTCGCGACGCTCGACGTCGCGCTCGATGCGCTCGACGAGCTCGCGAGCCCTGCGGGCGTCGTGGTGGCCGATGCCTCGCCGTCCGACGCGGCGATCCTCGAGCTCCACTCCGCGCAGCTCGCGATCCCGATGCTGCTGCTCTGCTCGATGAGCGCGCCCCTCGTGACCACGCCGCGCGCGCGTGTGGTCCGAGCCGATGCCGAGGCGCACGAGCGGGTCTCGGCCCTCGGTGAATTCGTCGCGTCCGCGCACTGCGCCGCGGGCCGTCGCGCCCTGCGCTTCGAGGACGCCTGCCAGGAATGGCGCCTCACGCCGCGCGAGGCGGAGGTCCTGTGGTGGACCCATCGCGGGCGCGACTGCGCGGGCATCGCGAGCGCGATGTCGCTCGCCGACGGCTCGGTGCGCGCGCTCCTCGCCGACGTGCGCCGCAAGATCGGGCTGCGCTCGATCCCGTCGATG is a window encoding:
- a CDS encoding aldehyde dehydrogenase family protein; translation: MSSPDFATVAPRVSSTPMAQIDAIVARLASRKHEWPRVSLRERARLLDRCIDSTLAIAHEWVRAACDAKGIDPQSPRAGEEWLGGPMTTVRNVRLLLEAMHADGEPALPKVWSRPDGQLVAKVFPQGLIDRLLFTGFSAEVWIEPGKAATQGAIYRAKKKRGVGERDGKLSLVLGAGNVASIGPMDALYKLFVEDEVCIVKTNPVNAYLQPFWEQAFRPLLDAGYFAVVRGGAEVGSHLCNHPEVDTIHMTGSDRTHDAIVWGSTRAEQERNKKAGTPKLKKPITSELGAVTPCLVVPGAWSEDDLRFQARHVAGMVANNASFNCNACKVVVTAKGWPERQRFLDLVHEALERTPPRKAYYPGAQERYQGFLDAYPQSKPLSERGRDVVPWTVIPDVAPDGSEYALSNEAFCGVLAETSLDESTASGFLAAMTEFANDECWGTLSCMMLIDPKTQKENAASLDAALAGLRYGGIGVNVWAGVIYGLVVPTWGAYPGHPLEDIRSGRGFVHNALLIDHPQKSIVRAPFRINPTPAWFPDHKTLHQLGPILTDFEGRPSVAKLPKLIATALRG
- a CDS encoding sensor histidine kinase; the protein is MSVRTRVVLAFAVFALPAIALVLWGTWSTRRQAALEATREAIVARMEDGGGRARCEADPTRFTLGRRHHGRRHRGPLIEHGRVEAYDASFTPAHPHAPRLDPEVRDALESSDLGIVEIEGERRRDGALAVRMPWDEGPCVVLVIETPGARPALGQRILRRDLAGSAAVLGLALVVALIALGPPLARLRRLAKAVRASDGIGFTVPHGVAGTDEIGRVARALDDASQRVRDHVARLEERDRALTAYVDATTHDLAIPLTVIQSRLAELDARVRAGERIEPSALEPLLAEHEYLGQLVSNMAAAARFASGQPHVEKHAVDLRALVERVAARHAPLARAQGVVLEHAVPSRAVTIEGDDILVERALSNLVHNAIRHGASRRGGREGHVALTLDARPQGGFRIAVADDGEHADVARIERVLRGPIERGEGNARARGLGLRIVRAVADAHHWSIEVEPHEEGGTVITITGR
- a CDS encoding response regulator transcription factor, whose protein sequence is MSGRVLVVEDDPELGAEIVRQLERAGFTPTWLKDGDDALAASPEEYDLVLLDLVLPNAYGLDILKRYRAVSEVPVILLTARDHTADKVRGLSLGADDYVTKPFWPDELLARIRARLRRPGMRREGDAVVRAGAIEVDLDARRVRVDGEPVELTRAELDVLATLARRAGHAVSRAELVEEALDPGREGGERTLDVHVSRLRKKLGAEGKRIATVWGIGYRLEIDR
- a CDS encoding uracil-DNA glycosylase family protein, whose protein sequence is MSARVLRQLRVHRDEVIACRRCDGVVGPSVIGPAMTSRIYALGQAPGPHEASKGRPFAHTAGRTLFSWTERIGVDEARYRERVYMAAVARCFPGKGKSGSKGDRLPSTDEIERCRPFIAREIALLRPELVIPIGRLAIAEVLGPFEKLEDVVGTSTRARFHDREVDVIPLPHPSGLSAWPKIEPGKTLLTRALELLAAHPTWRATFD
- a CDS encoding ribonuclease HII gives rise to the protein MSEPKKLTLSELRKRYVDEARPLPQEIENALRADERPGAKSLLAAIEKRRRANRAEGQRLRHLSRFENELWESGVQLVAGVDEAGMSPLAGPVVAGAVILPVGFKLVGVDDSKKLDAKARSELVIEIKARAIAWAVGIVPPDEIDRVNIYRAGLLAMRRAVEALATVPQHLLIDARKLKELAIPQRAIIHGDALSVSIAAASIVAKTTRDGMMDELDRTYPGYGFAKHKGYPVAEHTDAITKLGVCPIHRRSFGPVRRALGLEPVQTELFATPSAPPAIDPSVAAEIAAMEAEVASEPQ
- a CDS encoding class II glutamine amidotransferase — protein: MCRLFGFRSVIPSQMHRSLVAADNALGRQSERHPDGWGVAYYVDGAPHVTRSPTHALGCALFQRVSGVVSSETVLAHVRKATQGGHTVLNCHPFQYGRWTFAHNGDVPTFARDRDALLAEVSPRLRRFVLGETDSEVIFFMVLTRLEALGPLSSPRDVDDVMAAVAATMRDVDRIAQQDADAKPNLLTVILTDGTTMVAHQGGKELHFSTHKKRCADRESCSFLAPHCEAPTTTGAINHLVLSSEPLHGENVWCALEPGEMVGVDHRMRLVRRSSDPRKLAVVA